TTTGTTTTTATGATTGCAAAGCAGTTCCTAAGGTGCAAATTGTAGCTTATACAATTTTGATGagtccttttaaaaagtatgtgCTTCTTTTATCTTAGATGGTCTTTGTTACCAGTAGGATACATACTTTACTCATTAAcagtagtttttaaaaagctttggaGAGAGATCCAGAAAAGCTCACATTTTGTacactttttccccttccaaagGTTTTGAGAAAGGCAGTTTCCCATGACAGAGTGGTTTAAAccagtttttttttctgttctgaactTTGCATTGCATTGCAACACAGTACTGACTGCAACTGTTAATATGCCAAATCCTGTAGTACCAATTCCAGCAAATCTCCCACAGACTTTTGTGGGCCCTAATTCCAGATATAGGATTTGGTTCTATAAATAGTCACAGCAGTTCAAATCAGGAGTTTAAATGGTAAATATAAAACCCTTCAGACAATATAAAGGCAATAGATCTAATAGTGCATGAATGCAAAACCACTCTAGTTGGAATATAGTGGAATTTCACTCAGATAATCTGGTAATTTGAATGAAAACTTTGTATACTACACCAATCCCTCTCCAAGGGTACCACCAGTTCAGTAACATTCCATTCATTCACTAATCACACCACGTGTTCATTTAACCACGAGCAGCATTTGAACTGAGCCTTACCCATAGAAGCTTTTGTATGGGACTCCCCAGCCAGTTCTCCCTGGGAAaggtttctgtttctgcatgtaCACCATTTTTATACAATCTCACATTCTCCACTGGCAAACATCTGCTCTTCTGAAATATAGTCGGGCCAGAAGCACAGGTCACTCTTGAAGTGGTGGGTCCAGAAAAGGACATGATCTCCATCTCCTACAGGGGCTGTTTTTACGTCATTCTTCAGTTCAAACACCACATCATACTAGAAAGAAACCTTATTCTGGGGGTGGGGTTAAAGAGAATATCTGTTTCTTTTGACTGTGCTACCCCCATCTTTCCTTTTAGTGTGAATCTGTTCATTTATTTGTCAGATCCGAGACTATCTTATGCACACTGCTTCACCAGCAGTAATGACAATTGCACAGACTTGTTTGTCCACAGCATTCTTAAAGGGCGTGATAACACCACTCAGCATGCATTTATGTGTTCTAGGTTTCTTCATGgccatttctttgttttagttCTAATGTTATACATCGCCTTCTCTTGTAGTTATATGCAAATCTAAATAATATGAAGTTGATTTTCCAGATCTTTCACATTATCTTAGGGatgaaacttcttttcttctgtaaattacAATTAGATACCCTAgcctttcttttactttttctgacAGCTAGAGTACATGATATTTtaattgttggtttttttcacagtaactcactttctcattttccaaatgtttcttttaaaacagatacTAATGAATAGGGTCTTGCATGGTTGTTTGCTGTCTATAGGTTTTACATGGGCATTGTCACACAGGTGAGACTGCATGACTActtctgaaaatgcaatttcacATCACCACACatttgcctttcagcttctctttccttttctgctgcttgctttttttgccATCAATTTGTAAACTCACGGTCCTGCGTTTCTCCAGGTTTAGCAATTCTTGGAATAACTCTTTCACGTTGTGGTTCAGCTTGGCAGAGGTCTCCATGAAAGCACATTTCCACTTCTTAGCCATGGCTTCTCCTTCACTGGTGTCTACCTCTCTATTTTGGTTCTCATCATTTTTGTTGCCCACCAGCATTATTGGAATGCTTTCCACATCTCCTTTAATCTGACAGATTTGTTCGTAGATTGGTTTGAGCTCCTCCAAGGACTGTCGGCTGGTGATAGAGtaaaccaaaatgaaagcatgtCCTTTAGAAATGGAAAGGCGTTGCATGGCTGGAAATTGATGGCTCCCTGTAGTGTCAGTTATCTGCAAAGTGCATATGCTTTTATCACAGCTGATCACCTGCCGATAGGTGTCTTCAATGGTAGGGATGTAACTCTCTCTGAAAGTGCCTTTCACAAATCTCAAGACCAAAGAACTTTTGCCCACTCCTCCAGCTCCAAACACAACAACCCTGTAATCATTGCTTTGCTCAGGCATGCTTCTTGGTTTGTCTGTTGCTCAGCTGAAGATCTAGGAAAGAGAAtgacaaaaccaacaaaagagACATTAATACAGACATATGTGGAGAATGCACTTTGTGATATCTCTcccaagaaaagaaatgaatgtGATATAAGTCATCACAAGTTGTAATAATTTAAGAAGACTTGCAGCAGGTTACAGAATGGGTTATTTCAATAGTAAATTTCTATCGATCATTATTATTATgaattttatattaatgttattatgaataaatattaaattgaaATAGGTTATTTCAATAGTAAATTTAGGATATGCAATGTTACCTGCACTGGTAGCAAAGCACTGTCTTCATCACTGTATGATTTATCTTAAATTAACATTGTGAGTTTCAGTATTCTTCCTACTGGACTAATATCcccagaaataaaaagctgcatCTGGGAAATGGTATACCAGCAAGACCAAGGCCAGAACAAATTGTAGAAACTGAAATACTCTTCTGTCTCTAAAACAAGTCTCCTCAAATCATTGTTGAAACACACCGCTATACACATGCATGACAGTCAATTACTCAAAGCATGCCACGTCTTCAGTAGTTAGGGAATTTATCTCTACTACAACTGGAGAACACTCCTGAGGGACATCTAAGATGTGTTTGTAGCTTATTCAGCAATAGCACTAAGTGTACTTTGTTTCTAACTCTTTGAGAACACGCACCCCCAATTCAGCATGTTTTTCCACTTGCATTTCAGGTCAAAGAGTTCATTTTGGTAAACTGAAATTGTTCATGTTGTCTGCCTTTTCATTCTAATCTTTATTTCACAGCAGATTATATGTGACTGGAGACATGCTACACTTGTCAGAAAGGCTGTGCAGGTGtcttcacaatatttttaagTGGCTTATGTTGTCAAGGTTGGCAAATGCATATGTCAAAGGTCACAAAACTGTGATCCCTGAAGTCAGTTCCCCTTGACAAAACCTGTCTGTAATCTGTAGGACCACAAATAATTGTCATCATTATTAATAATGGAAATAGTAAAGCTTTCACAGGGCTGCAAGCTGTAGTCATTTTGGAATTCATTGAAATAAATGTGAAGATGAATTTGTCCTCGCATCAGTAGGAGTTCATTAGGTACACAGCACATACGAGTCTCTTTATATTTAGTGATATTTAAGCAAATAAAGACTAAAAAATTAAACCCTGGAAGTTGAAACAGGTCTAGGATGTTGTTACTTTTCAAACCGAAGctagatacagaaaaaaatatgtgtggAACAAACTGCGAAATTTGCTGCACCTGTATTTGCCCTTAGGAAAATGGGCTGATTTAATAGGGAACCTTGTCCAAGTGCTCTAATGGTCCAAGGTAATTGAATTTGTCTGTTGCACTGTTTCCTGAGTAGCAGCTAATGCAGAACAACCCAAAGGTATTTCTTACTGAATAAAGAAAGCCTTCAAGCAATTTCTTCATTGCAGCAGGAAGAGTGATTGCATTGTGGGGCAAGATTTTAAGTTACCCTTAACCTGTTTAGCACAGGGAGGATAGGATTGGTGCTGTAGAGGTATGGATGTGAGTGGAGCCCCCATGACCTTATCCCAGTTGCCAGCCCACACTGAATTTTGTGCTTTTGCATCTTTGATGCTgttgcagcctgtgccagtTAGATTAAAGCTATGTCTGCCCATGCTGCACTaatgtcttcatttttctgttcaagCATACCCTGATTTTGTTATCCTTCTTGTCCAGGGCATCCTATTCTGTCCTAATTCTAACGtctgaaagctgaaaacatCTGTCTTTACATAATGTGTTGAATGAAGGAGTTGCACTTCCTCATCTGCCACACCATAGGCAGAATAATCAGGGCAACTGGGGATGCTGATCCTCAGGCAAAGTGGAGACGCTgtcacagctctgcctgcccagaTGGGCTTCAGGCAGAAGGCAGCTTcaccccttccttctctcctaTGCTGCAGTCACTGTCACTTTCAGAGACCTGTTTAAATATAGGAAAGATTGATAAATAAAAGTGTTCATCCTGAGGCACTGAAGCAAAAGTTTTTCTCTCTGACAGCAGAATTCAAAGAATGGAAAGAAGGGTAGTCTCAGAGAACACTGGTATATGTGTTTATGTAAGAGGGAAAATCCTCTGAGGAACAAGGAAAATGGATGACCAGCTCATGCTGTtgagaaaataagcaaaaccaaagtaGCTAGCAAGAAATGAGAACAGAGGAAGCTAGCAGGACAATTTTCCACTGAGAATAAACCTGTATGTGCGAGCTGTAAGCACGCAAATTCAGAACAGTTGTAGGACTGCATGTTGTGGGTGACTGCATAGGATGAGCTACGATAAGAATTatagtttaataatttttgtgagcaaaaaggcaagagagaaaATCATAGCTATTTCACCTCAGAAGCAGCTTAAGTGTTGCACAATCAGGTAATATGTAGTCTGGGAAGTATGACATGGTGAGAAAAAATGCACTATGAAAATCAGTGAAATACAGAgtagagaaataatttttttaaagctatctGACTGTAATCCTGCTATATTAAACTTCATGCTTTAAGCATACTCAGAAATCTCCAAGAAACTGCCATATATAGTTGCTCAAATGTTAGAACAAATTGAAATGTGGCACTTAATGGTGTGAAGTATTAAGCATCTGAAAAGCTTCTAAGGGAACCTGAAATGGCATGGTAGCTAATCTTCAAATACATAATAAATTGTTGCAAAGAGGGATAGTGTGCACCAGTAGTGGAAAAAAGGTGGAAATAATGGGCTTAGGTTGTAGAATAGATTCACATTAGACAACAGGAAAACTTTGTAGTGGTAAGAAGAGCACAACTGTTGCTGAGGGAGATTTTGCAGAGTGGCTATAGAAATgaccacagaatcacaggataattcaggctggaaggtCTCTGGTCACTGCTGGTCACAGCAGGGTCAGCCATGAGACTAGAGAGTTGTTCTGTCCTGTCAGAGTCTGAAAACTTCCAGTATttcccacagcttctctgggcaacctgctccactGCTGAATTACCCTCAGCGTGATTTTCCCTCCCTTATATCTAATCCGAACTATTTGTGTTGCAGCTCATGCCTGtcacccctcctcctcccagtgcCCATTGCTGTGAAGGGTTCAACTTCACCTTCCCGACGGCTTCCCGCAGGCGCGGAGGGGCTGCCCGGTGCCCCCCCGGGCGGTGCCTGCCcccgggcggcccggccccagcccccagcccccagcccccagcccccagcccgcacGGCGCCTCGGGCCCGCAGGGGAGCTCGCTCCGGGCCGCCGGCCGTGTCCCCTGCCGGGGGCGCCGCAACAGACACTGCGCGGCTGCTGCCTCCGAGCGCTGCGCGGGGGCGGGTTATCGCCCCCCGACCCACCGCCCGGGGCACGGCGGGCCCGCACTGCCGCCGGGGCCGTGCCCGTGTGGTCCCCACCACGGCCCCAGGGCCTTCCCGcggagctgctccccagcctgtgctgctgcgggggagcagcagcctcaGTCGCTATTTGGTCTGTCCCACATGCAGGTCTGTTAGTCCTACGGATCCTCCGTTTTACCAAgattaaaaaatcagattattttaatttttgtcctGCTCAAAGCAAAAAACGCAATAAGCTCAGACAAGGCTTTCAGATCACACCAGGGAAAGGCTTCCCTAGTTTTTACCGTGCGCTTACATTCTCTGTGTGCATCTGGTCAGAGATCCTCCTGCAGTGAAAACCATTCTgtgtggctgtgctgcacaggcaCCCAACCTAATGCATTTCATACCGCCCTATGAGTGCAttgggttttctttgtcttaaaatatattaactaAAACGCACGACAGGACAAAACAAAGTAGCACATTGTTTCATCAGTGTTCAGTATTCTGGCCAGTGCAGATAAGGGAAAATTAACTTGAGAGAAGTTTGACTTTTCAGATGTACAGTATCCTCCCTGATTCATACCTTGAGAACCTCTCTGTTTCATAATCTACACATAGAGAACAGCAGTTGCATTTTACACTTTAAAGCTGACTTATTCTGGAGTTTATGCCTAATAAATCCTCATTTGCTGCCTTTGTTACTTCATGGACtacatcagtgaaaaaaattgctatCATCCTGTGACACATTAACAAAACTATGCTCACTTAAAAAGGCGAAGCACATTTTATAACTTACATCCACACCCTTCATTATTTGTTGGTTGCAAAGTTCAGCAAGTTAGTGAGTCTCCATATACCTCTGCTGATTTAcctctgttttctgcagatgcTCCGCTTGTGCAAGGCTTGAGTTGCTCTAGCTCAGCTGCTGTGACTGAGGCCAACGGGGCTATTCTCTGGGATAAAAGGCTGCTTCCAGTTCAAACTCAACTACAGACCTTTATGCTGTTCCTTTCTTAGCTGTTTCTGACATGCCAGGTAAAGAACTGAAGAGCTGTTCTGACAGGAGGATACAGTTCAAGGACTGAGTCATTTTGATACACAATCGGTTATTTTGTTATATAGTGATAACAaaaagaggtatttaaaaatgtttaaacaaacTACCTTGCACTACGGATTATAGACTTGATAGCTGAAACTCTTCATGTTTTTTGGGTGACTAATTACATGTGGGTGTGTTAGCATTTACTAAATTGATGTCACTGATCCTGTATTTAGCCACTGGATCTCCATAGTTATCACTTATCTTTAATAATGGACTAACTTTTCTATCAATTTTATTTATGACCTGATTCTTATGTTTGTATTTAAGCCACGAATAACACATATAATAGAAGGCAAAATGTTGAGAGAGGCTGAAAAATAACTTGTGAAAATTAATCTCCTTGAATACTTACCCTTAGAGTAATATGAGATGAGAATCTCCTAGCTGGTGAGCCCATCCAGTTTGTACTTGAAAGcttgtatagaaaaaaaattgcccaCTCTCCAGTGTTtccacagttttgttttgttgcaaaaGGATTTAACCACATTTGTATTGTTAGACTTCCATGAAATGTCACAGGTTGcacatttctttgaaattttttggCTAGGTGGTATTTTTTAGGGTAGtatacattttagaaaacaacCTGATACTACGTGTGCTGTCTGGAATCAGAGGCTTTGATTGCATCTTCACTGATCCAGTTCTTGAGGTTTTAAGATATCCTACTGACATGTCAGTCTGATGTGCAATACAGCAATTGTCAGATACTATGTATTGATTTCCTGAAAGCTCTCTTTCCTCAAGTAAGATCATCTCATATCAGTTActgattttggggttttttttaagtgtttaagGAGATGTCTCTGTTTATATTGTCATTGTTATGATGGAAATCCAATAATTTACATGCAATGCATTTAGTTCAAAAGCTTGCATCAATTTAAACTAAAAATCCATCAGGCTTCCAGTGATGAGACCATCATGCAAAGACACAAAGTGCAAGGTGAAGAATAATACCAAATGTAGATATACATGAGATGGATTTCAGCATGTTTGTAAGGTTAATGGGCATTTCACCACaccaaatgtgaaaaaaagcacacattACTAATacacaggagggaaaaagagCTCTGCAAGTTTTTACTTGTCCATTACGTATATAAACAGGCATTTCTTGGGGAGTATTTTCACCATATTTGCCAATGATCTTGGACTTAAAGAGTGGGGATTTTCTTACTTCTAGTGTCTTCAACTTTTACTACAAAAtgctctttttcattattttttctttttctttgcttggttTGCTTTGGTCTTTTCAAATCGATGGAAATTTGGATGTGTTTGAAGACAAAATGGTAACagttaaaacagctttttcttgcaACATGAGGTTCTAATCCATGTggaaagcatatttttattctcatgCTGAACAAAGTGTTCTTTGAAAGTCTGCTTCTCAACAATCAGCTAGTGTAAATTGTGACTTCCTCACTGAGTAAAAGCTGTAGCACTTTTGATTGATGTCAGCTCTGGCTTTTATACAGGTGTTGTTCTTGCCATGTTTGTTAAtaaagaagaatattttcacACTGTTAGTGCCTGTGTCATTGATATTTGAGCAAAGCCTTGGCCAGATATAAGCATCTATTCAAAATACcttctctttttgctttacATGTTTACATAAAATGGGAGGACAACTGGCCAAGTCATATTAACATAAGTCGCTATGCATGGATTGACAATACTAATGATGATAATTAAAAGTAATGCATTTAGACTAAAACCACTTCCTGCATTTGCTTTGCCATTTCAAAGTTACAGCTTGGTAAGTTACTGCAACatcatgcctttttttctaaatgtttatCTATGTATTGGTGACTTCCTTGCACTTGAATTTAAGTCTGTGATCTTTGTGTTAGTAGATACTATTCAGACATCATTGGATAACAAATATTAGgctaaatattatttattcctGATTGTTCTAACTTTTTAGATACCTTAACAAGGCAAAAATATAGAGAGGTGTGTCAGATATTTCAGGTCATACCTTCTCCCTATGAAAAAACCTGGTGGAAGTcttgaaatgcaaagaagtcTTTCACAAAACAGTGTGATGTGGGATTTGAAGGCAGCAATTTACTATATTTTGCTCAAGGTATTTATGCAGTGCCAGAGAACATTAAGCCATTTGACCTAAGATTTCTCTGGGCTTTTTCACTGTCTTCAGTGCAGTTTGAACAAAGTgtcttattttattcttaaaaagaaTTCTTTGCCTACAGCTGTTCCAACTAATGATGACTCTCCGAGAAGCATCTCATTGCTTTAGGAAAGGTGattatgctgctgctgctgaaatgttGGTAATTGGTTAAATTAGTTGCCTCCAGAAACTTCTTAGACTCTAGCACCAgttttgctgttatttcataGTAATAGCTTGGGTTTTCCATTAGTCTAAAAGCTCATGATAGAAGTCCCTCTAAACATAATTTTATGCAATTGGTCTCTGAATCTTGCCCagtgttaacatttttttcaattaatgcTGGAGGATGGTGAAGAATGGAGTTTCAAAATAACGGCAATACTGCATGATCAGTGAAGATTAAATCCACTTCAAGATT
The window above is part of the Falco cherrug isolate bFalChe1 chromosome Z, bFalChe1.pri, whole genome shotgun sequence genome. Proteins encoded here:
- the DIRAS2 gene encoding GTP-binding protein Di-Ras2 — protein: MPEQSNDYRVVVFGAGGVGKSSLVLRFVKGTFRESYIPTIEDTYRQVISCDKSICTLQITDTTGSHQFPAMQRLSISKGHAFILVYSITSRQSLEELKPIYEQICQIKGDVESIPIMLVGNKNDENQNREVDTSEGEAMAKKWKCAFMETSAKLNHNVKELFQELLNLEKRRTVSLQIDGKKSKQQKRKEKLKGKCVVM